One genomic window of uncultured Campylobacter sp. includes the following:
- a CDS encoding NifS family cysteine desulfurase: MQRVYLDNNATTMVDPEVFEEMKPFFCDKYGNPNSLHSFGSETHPALRAAMDRLYAGLGAADADDIVITSCATESNNWVLKGIYYDKILTGEKDNIVISSVEHPAISATCAFLEKICGVKITRLGVDKDGLIDLDELSEKIDDKTALVSVMWANNETGTIFPVKKIAQIAHEHGALYHADAVQAIGKIKVNVRDADVDFLSLSGHKFHAPKGVGALYIKDSKPLTSLLHGGEQMGGRRSGTLNVAGIVGLGKALELANKFMDFERTQVSRLRDKLEDALLQISNVSVVGDRSIRVPNTILASIQGVEGEAMLWDLNKAGIAASTGSACASEALENNPIMEAIGADKELAHTALRLSLSRFTTEAEIDYAIEHISKAIARLRGISSTFAYAPQGYEKNKG; this comes from the coding sequence ATGCAGCGCGTTTATTTGGATAATAACGCCACTACAATGGTCGATCCCGAAGTTTTTGAGGAGATGAAGCCGTTTTTTTGCGATAAATACGGCAATCCAAACTCCCTTCACAGCTTCGGCAGCGAGACTCACCCCGCGCTAAGAGCCGCGATGGATAGGCTCTATGCGGGGCTTGGCGCTGCGGATGCGGACGATATCGTCATCACGAGCTGTGCGACCGAGAGCAATAACTGGGTTTTAAAAGGAATTTACTACGACAAAATTTTAACCGGCGAGAAGGATAATATCGTCATAAGTTCCGTCGAGCACCCCGCAATCAGCGCGACCTGTGCTTTTTTAGAAAAAATTTGCGGCGTAAAGATTACTCGCCTGGGCGTCGATAAAGACGGACTAATCGATCTTGACGAGCTTAGTGAAAAGATCGACGACAAAACTGCGCTCGTTAGCGTGATGTGGGCAAATAACGAAACCGGCACGATCTTCCCCGTAAAAAAAATCGCGCAAATCGCACACGAGCATGGCGCGCTATATCATGCCGACGCGGTGCAAGCGATAGGTAAGATAAAGGTGAACGTGCGCGATGCGGATGTGGATTTTTTAAGCCTTTCCGGGCATAAATTTCACGCTCCAAAGGGGGTCGGTGCGCTTTATATCAAAGATAGCAAGCCGCTTACTAGCCTGCTTCACGGCGGCGAACAGATGGGTGGGCGCCGCAGCGGCACGCTAAACGTCGCGGGCATCGTGGGGCTCGGTAAGGCTTTAGAGCTAGCGAATAAATTTATGGATTTTGAGCGCACTCAGGTAAGCAGACTGCGCGATAAGCTGGAGGACGCGCTTTTGCAAATTTCAAACGTCAGCGTCGTGGGTGATCGCAGCATTCGCGTGCCAAACACCATCCTCGCCTCGATCCAAGGCGTCGAAGGAGAGGCGATGCTGTGGGATCTAAATAAAGCTGGTATCGCCGCTTCCACGGGCTCTGCGTGTGCGAGCGAGGCGCTTGAGAATAACCCGATAATGGAAGCGATCGGCGCGGATAAGGAGCTGGCGCATACGGCGCTAAGGCTTTCGCTGTCGCGCTTTACGACGGAGGCGGAGATCGATTATGCGATCGAGCATATAAGTAAAGCTATCGCCCGTCTGCGCGGGATTTCAAGCACGTTTGCTTACGCGCCGCAAGGTTATGAGAAAAATAAAGGATAA
- the folE gene encoding GTP cyclohydrolase I FolE, with translation MDEKSRVKFENCVSQMLEILGEDPKRDGLAKTPERVAKAYEFLTSGYELDPKEILNDALFESSNNEMVLIKDIEFYSLCEHHLLPIIGRAHVAYIPNKKVVGLSKIPRMVNIFARRLQIQEQLTEQIASAIQEVIHPLGVGVVLQARHMCMEMRGVQKINSTTTTSALRGLFISRNDTRKEFFDLINSPKTFGF, from the coding sequence ATGGACGAAAAAAGCCGAGTAAAATTTGAAAACTGCGTGTCGCAGATGCTTGAAATTTTAGGCGAAGATCCGAAGCGCGATGGGCTTGCAAAGACGCCCGAGCGCGTAGCTAAAGCCTATGAGTTTCTAACTAGCGGCTACGAGCTGGACCCAAAAGAAATTTTAAACGATGCGCTGTTTGAGAGCAGCAACAACGAGATGGTTTTGATAAAAGATATAGAATTTTATAGCCTCTGCGAGCACCATCTGCTGCCTATCATCGGGCGCGCGCATGTCGCGTATATCCCGAATAAAAAGGTCGTGGGGCTTAGCAAAATTCCGCGTATGGTAAATATTTTCGCGCGCAGGCTGCAGATCCAAGAGCAGCTTACCGAGCAGATCGCAAGCGCAATCCAAGAGGTGATCCATCCGCTCGGCGTGGGCGTGGTGCTGCAGGCTCGGCACATGTGCATGGAGATGCGCGGCGTGCAAAAGATCAACTCGACTACGACTACGTCGGCGCTTAGGGGGCTTTTTATCAGCCGAAACGACACTCGCAAGGAATTTTTCGATCTAATAAATTCTCCAAAAACTTTTGGTTTTTAA
- a CDS encoding TonB-dependent receptor: MKFKMSFGVALALFSFACGEQNAAANSASGENLGDIEVVEWANNDDGYRAVRSEIGKTTKRILEIPQTVNVVTQQHLKDKKPETLAESLQNVSGISYANTTGNIFDAIIKRGFGEGRDGSIMRNGVPGAVMHNFNKTIQSVEVLKGPASMLYGAQQPGGVINMVTKKPQYEFINEIWGGLGNRNYWDAGFDTTGPIADSGFAYRFIFDYYAKDYWRNFGGIKNTLFAPSLAYQGDDYSISLGYTHSRSTDPVDRGAFLVPSTGKIYGSGKVRFDEPVNKLQSKLDTVDFGFEKEFNEDWILKGAYAFSRSKHEYGYVRPNNPFTPQGLTGTTRSYNYYDNFIHRTHAASITLNGKFETGPLKHDVLFGTDYKNHYRYRPGALKGTAGRINMLTGQTASGAVLTNDREPKIQYQKLRTIGLYTQDNINLTDELILSLGVRREFYDQVAKQSWQGPNNTDQKKAATTYQGGLLYLLSPQWSVYTNYAQSFTPQMSIGEAIGGDLKPEEGKSVELGTKFQNDRVTAGAAVFNIDKRNILRTVNNISETIGKARSRGFELDINGRVTQGLSMSASYAYTKTRVREDDGAFAVLIGKPLEATPKHQASLFANYDFAHLGAKGLRLGGGARYFGSWYTYYMRTNLPSVPSGTAFKLPHAVVYDAFVSYDTKISGYDTNFSFNVKNLTDKKYYTSSSTGTTTSVIPIQMGYARQFMFNVSVKF; this comes from the coding sequence ATGAAATTTAAGATGAGTTTTGGCGTGGCTTTGGCGCTTTTTTCCTTTGCTTGCGGCGAACAAAACGCCGCGGCAAACTCCGCCTCGGGCGAAAACCTAGGCGATATCGAGGTAGTAGAATGGGCGAATAACGACGACGGTTACCGCGCCGTACGCAGCGAGATCGGCAAGACAACTAAGCGAATTTTAGAAATTCCGCAGACCGTAAATGTCGTAACGCAGCAGCATCTAAAGGACAAAAAGCCAGAGACCCTAGCCGAATCGCTGCAAAACGTAAGCGGCATAAGCTATGCAAATACGACGGGAAATATTTTCGATGCGATCATCAAGCGCGGCTTCGGCGAGGGTCGCGACGGCTCGATTATGCGCAACGGCGTACCGGGCGCCGTGATGCACAATTTCAATAAAACCATTCAATCCGTCGAGGTTCTAAAAGGGCCCGCGAGCATGCTCTACGGTGCGCAGCAACCGGGCGGCGTCATAAACATGGTAACCAAAAAGCCGCAGTATGAGTTTATAAATGAAATTTGGGGCGGGCTAGGCAACCGCAACTATTGGGACGCGGGATTTGATACTACGGGGCCGATTGCAGATAGCGGCTTTGCGTATAGATTTATATTCGATTACTACGCGAAGGATTATTGGCGAAATTTCGGCGGTATAAAAAACACGCTCTTTGCGCCGTCGCTTGCGTATCAAGGAGACGATTATTCGATAAGCTTAGGCTACACCCATAGCCGCTCTACCGATCCAGTGGATCGCGGCGCGTTTTTAGTGCCGAGTACGGGTAAAATTTACGGCAGCGGCAAAGTCCGCTTCGACGAGCCGGTAAATAAACTACAAAGCAAGCTCGATACGGTTGATTTCGGCTTTGAGAAGGAATTTAACGAGGATTGGATATTAAAAGGCGCCTACGCTTTCTCGCGCAGCAAGCACGAATACGGCTACGTCCGTCCGAACAATCCATTCACGCCCCAAGGCCTTACCGGCACGACGCGATCGTATAACTACTACGATAATTTCATACACCGCACGCACGCAGCAAGCATCACGCTAAACGGCAAATTTGAAACGGGTCCGCTTAAGCACGACGTCCTTTTCGGCACGGATTACAAAAACCACTACAGATACCGCCCGGGCGCGCTAAAAGGCACCGCAGGACGCATCAATATGCTTACCGGGCAGACCGCTTCGGGCGCCGTCCTAACGAACGATAGAGAGCCAAAAATACAATATCAAAAGCTAAGAACGATCGGGCTTTACACCCAAGATAATATAAATTTAACCGACGAGTTAATACTTTCTTTGGGTGTGCGTAGGGAATTTTACGATCAAGTAGCCAAACAAAGCTGGCAAGGACCGAACAACACCGATCAGAAAAAGGCTGCTACGACCTATCAGGGCGGGCTTTTGTACCTGTTAAGCCCGCAGTGGTCGGTATATACTAACTACGCGCAAAGCTTCACGCCGCAGATGTCAATAGGCGAGGCGATAGGCGGCGATCTAAAGCCAGAGGAAGGCAAATCCGTGGAGCTCGGCACTAAATTTCAAAACGATCGCGTCACTGCGGGCGCGGCGGTGTTTAATATCGATAAAAGAAACATCCTACGAACGGTAAATAATATAAGCGAGACGATCGGCAAGGCTCGCTCGCGAGGATTTGAGCTCGATATAAACGGGCGCGTAACGCAGGGGCTTAGCATGTCGGCGAGCTACGCATACACCAAAACGAGGGTACGCGAGGACGACGGCGCTTTTGCGGTGCTAATCGGCAAACCGCTGGAAGCGACGCCGAAGCACCAAGCAAGCCTATTTGCCAACTACGATTTTGCGCATCTAGGCGCAAAGGGGCTTAGGCTTGGCGGCGGCGCGCGATACTTCGGCTCGTGGTACACCTACTATATGCGCACGAACCTACCGAGCGTGCCCTCAGGAACGGCATTTAAGCTGCCTCACGCCGTAGTTTATGACGCCTTCGTGAGTTACGATACTAAAATTTCGGGCTATGATACGAATTTTTCGTTCAACGTCAAAAATTTGACCGACAAAAAATACTATACCTCATCCTCAACCGGCACGACTACGAGCGTGATACCTATTCAAATGGGCTACGCGCGGCAATTTATGTTTAACGTATCGGTAAAATTTTAG
- the tig gene encoding trigger factor: MEVKAKMKDAANAVAASKIEAKQIAAKVEELAKKASKQLRIDGFRQGKVPTAVVLKRYGKQLEGDAKQELLKNMIDQSLKILKKKQDEILSEPVFSKFDEKEGDIDVEIEISFKPEVSVEGYEELIPKFSSPRVTQKEIDEKVAEFLQMIAPLSKTNKKILAKDDFAKFDFEGFVDGKPFDGGKAQDYVLQIGSNQFIPGFEDGMIGLRVGEERDVAVKFPENYGAKSLAGKDAIFKVKLHEIQAKKPAKELGEEELKQALPGEKEPSKEKFEARIKERIKNDKLQKLINEDLKPKFADALAEKFNFALPKAIVEQEINLQFNNAWSGFSKEQIEEFKNNKDALDKKREEFRKAAENSVKLTFLIDELAKKRNIDVSDQELVQAVYMEAYTYGADPKEHLNRYRNNGMLPAVKMALIEEKLFNDIFSKQGKKEEKGE, encoded by the coding sequence ATGGAAGTAAAAGCAAAAATGAAAGACGCCGCAAATGCGGTCGCTGCGAGCAAGATCGAAGCAAAGCAGATCGCAGCCAAAGTAGAAGAGCTAGCCAAAAAGGCCTCCAAGCAGCTAAGAATCGACGGATTTAGACAGGGCAAAGTGCCTACCGCGGTGGTTTTGAAGCGATACGGCAAACAGCTTGAGGGCGACGCAAAGCAGGAGCTTCTTAAAAATATGATCGATCAGTCTCTTAAAATTTTAAAGAAAAAACAAGATGAAATTTTATCCGAGCCGGTCTTTTCTAAATTTGACGAAAAAGAAGGCGATATCGATGTCGAGATCGAAATTTCTTTCAAGCCCGAGGTTAGCGTCGAGGGCTACGAGGAGCTGATCCCGAAATTTAGCAGTCCGCGCGTTACTCAAAAAGAGATCGACGAAAAAGTGGCGGAATTTTTGCAGATGATCGCTCCGCTTTCTAAAACCAACAAAAAAATTCTAGCCAAAGACGATTTTGCGAAATTCGACTTCGAAGGCTTTGTGGACGGCAAGCCATTCGACGGCGGCAAGGCGCAGGATTACGTCCTTCAGATCGGCTCAAATCAATTTATCCCGGGCTTTGAAGACGGTATGATCGGACTTAGAGTGGGCGAGGAGCGCGACGTGGCGGTTAAATTCCCCGAGAATTACGGCGCGAAAAGCTTAGCCGGCAAGGACGCGATTTTTAAAGTCAAGCTTCACGAAATTCAGGCTAAAAAACCTGCCAAAGAGCTCGGCGAGGAGGAGTTAAAGCAAGCGCTTCCAGGCGAGAAAGAGCCGAGCAAGGAGAAATTTGAAGCGCGCATCAAAGAGCGCATCAAAAACGATAAGCTTCAAAAGTTGATAAACGAGGATCTAAAGCCTAAATTTGCCGACGCGCTCGCCGAAAAATTTAACTTCGCGCTTCCAAAAGCGATCGTTGAGCAGGAGATAAATTTGCAGTTTAACAACGCCTGGAGCGGCTTTTCAAAAGAGCAGATCGAGGAATTTAAAAATAACAAAGACGCCCTGGATAAAAAGCGCGAAGAGTTTAGAAAGGCTGCCGAAAACAGCGTCAAACTTACATTCTTAATCGACGAGCTAGCCAAAAAACGAAATATCGACGTGAGCGATCAGGAGCTCGTCCAAGCGGTCTATATGGAGGCCTACACCTACGGCGCCGATCCGAAGGAGCATCTAAATAGGTACCGCAACAACGGCATGTTACCGGCCGTTAAAATGGCACTTATAGAGGAGAAGCTATTTAACGATATTTTCTCAAAGCAGGGCAAAAAAGAAGAGAAGGGCGAATAG
- the clpP gene encoding ATP-dependent Clp endopeptidase proteolytic subunit ClpP: protein MVIPYVIEQTSRGERSYDIYSRLLKDRIVMLSGEIDDAVASSIVAQLLFLEAEDPDKDIYLYINSPGGVVTSGFSIYDTMNYIKPDVSTICIGQAASMGAFLLSCGAKGKRYALPNSRIMIHQPLGGAQGQATDIEIQAKEILRMKEILNGILSQNSGKDLAQVEKDTDRDFFMSAEDAVQYGLIDQVLQKSFK from the coding sequence ATGGTGATTCCTTACGTTATCGAACAAACTAGTCGCGGAGAGCGCAGCTACGACATCTACTCAAGGCTGCTAAAAGACCGTATCGTAATGCTTAGCGGCGAGATCGACGATGCGGTAGCAAGCTCGATCGTCGCGCAGCTTCTGTTTTTGGAGGCGGAGGATCCGGATAAAGATATCTATCTATACATCAACTCCCCGGGCGGCGTAGTTACGAGCGGATTTAGCATTTATGACACGATGAATTACATCAAACCCGACGTAAGCACGATCTGTATCGGTCAAGCAGCGTCGATGGGGGCGTTTTTGCTAAGCTGCGGAGCCAAAGGCAAACGCTACGCGCTTCCAAACTCGCGCATAATGATCCACCAGCCCCTCGGCGGCGCGCAAGGCCAAGCTACCGACATCGAGATTCAAGCCAAAGAAATTTTACGAATGAAAGAAATTCTGAATGGCATCCTTTCGCAAAATTCCGGCAAAGATCTTGCGCAGGTCGAAAAGGACACCGATCGCGACTTTTTCATGAGCGCCGAGGATGCCGTGCAATACGGACTGATCGATCAAGTACTTCAAAAGAGCTTTAAATAG
- the def gene encoding peptide deformylase: MILDVLTYPNKKLYQRSMEVVKFDAALGELLDDMYETMIAKNGIGLAAIQVGKPVRALIINLANEEKIQDKKDLIEIINPQILKKEGEVVYQEGCLSVPGFYEDVTRAEFITVQFQDRAGNTHEMDASELLAVCIQHEMDHLDGHLFIERIGYNKRKKFDKEFKKSLKEKSK; the protein is encoded by the coding sequence ATGATCCTGGATGTCCTTACCTATCCGAATAAAAAGCTTTATCAAAGATCTATGGAGGTCGTGAAATTCGACGCGGCGCTGGGCGAGCTTTTAGACGATATGTATGAGACGATGATCGCAAAAAACGGCATAGGCCTTGCCGCCATCCAAGTAGGCAAGCCCGTGCGCGCTTTGATCATAAATTTAGCCAATGAGGAAAAAATCCAAGACAAAAAAGACCTCATCGAGATCATCAATCCGCAAATTTTAAAAAAGGAAGGCGAGGTCGTTTACCAGGAGGGCTGCTTGTCGGTGCCCGGCTTTTACGAGGACGTCACGCGCGCCGAGTTTATCACGGTGCAGTTTCAAGACCGCGCCGGCAATACCCACGAAATGGACGCTAGCGAGCTACTAGCCGTCTGTATCCAACACGAGATGGACCACCTCGACGGACATCTTTTCATCGAGCGCATCGGATACAATAAACGCAAAAAATTTGATAAAGAATTCAAAAAAAGTCTAAAAGAAAAATCGAAATGA
- a CDS encoding YifB family Mg chelatase-like AAA ATPase, with amino-acid sequence MKSLKCAAFTDALIPVEVESTFVRGLPGFNIVGLAGATIKESESRVKAALVSLNFKFPASKIIINLSPSDTPKNGSHFDLAIALLIALQKERIDGDFFVFGELGLDGSLKSTASLFSILLFLSTKVKRAKILVPQSIALKACTIPNYDVYAVDSLSDAVRFFLDEEFAASRLMRETHPLFKNVVEIDGQAYVPNRDFSLDFKDVKGQKRAKRASLIAACGMHNILFEGSPGCGKSMCAKRIARILPPQSLGEVLLSCAYESLNNKDVDFSALRPFRSPHHTSTRSSIFGGGSSGAKIGEVALANGGELFFDELPHFGKQILESLREPLEDNRILISRVNSKVEYQTKFIFVAAQNPCPCGNLFSKNLTCTCSLNDIRRYKNTISAPLLDRIDIYVAMDETGADDRSDVCSEEMADAVLRAFRAQKARGQSELNAKLRDEETEKFCICESAAWDVLQTAITRYDLSQRGVNKTLKLARTIADLAGAEIIAKAHILEALSFRIRSEI; translated from the coding sequence ATGAAATCCCTAAAATGCGCTGCCTTCACGGATGCTCTGATCCCCGTAGAGGTCGAGTCGACATTCGTGCGGGGGCTGCCGGGATTTAATATCGTAGGCCTTGCGGGCGCTACGATAAAAGAGAGCGAAAGCCGCGTAAAAGCGGCGCTTGTGAGCTTAAATTTTAAATTTCCCGCATCCAAAATCATCATAAATCTCTCCCCCTCCGACACGCCCAAAAACGGCTCGCACTTCGATCTTGCGATCGCGCTTCTAATCGCGCTGCAAAAAGAGCGCATCGACGGCGATTTCTTCGTCTTCGGCGAGCTCGGCTTAGACGGCAGCCTAAAGAGTACGGCGAGCCTCTTTTCGATCCTACTTTTTTTAAGCACGAAGGTGAAGCGCGCTAAAATTTTAGTGCCGCAAAGCATTGCTCTAAAGGCCTGCACGATCCCAAACTACGACGTTTATGCTGTGGATAGCCTAAGCGATGCGGTCAGATTTTTTTTAGATGAGGAGTTCGCCGCAAGCAGGCTCATGCGAGAAACCCATCCGCTTTTTAAAAATGTCGTGGAAATTGACGGGCAAGCTTACGTTCCCAACCGCGATTTTTCGCTCGATTTCAAAGACGTCAAAGGACAAAAGCGCGCCAAGCGCGCGAGCCTGATCGCTGCGTGCGGCATGCACAATATCCTCTTTGAAGGCAGCCCGGGATGTGGCAAAAGCATGTGCGCCAAGCGGATAGCCAGAATTCTGCCGCCGCAGAGCCTGGGCGAAGTGCTGCTCTCGTGCGCCTACGAGTCGCTAAATAACAAAGACGTCGATTTTAGCGCGCTACGTCCCTTCCGCTCGCCGCACCACACCAGCACGCGCAGCTCGATTTTCGGCGGCGGCAGTAGCGGCGCAAAGATCGGCGAGGTCGCGCTCGCAAACGGCGGCGAGCTGTTTTTCGACGAGCTGCCGCACTTCGGCAAGCAAATTTTAGAAAGCCTGCGCGAGCCGCTGGAGGATAATAGAATTTTGATTTCGCGCGTAAATTCCAAGGTCGAATACCAGACGAAATTTATCTTCGTCGCGGCGCAAAATCCCTGCCCGTGCGGAAATCTATTTTCCAAAAACCTCACCTGCACCTGCTCGCTAAACGACATCAGGCGCTACAAAAACACGATCTCCGCGCCGCTGCTCGATCGCATCGACATATATGTCGCGATGGACGAGACCGGCGCGGACGACAGAAGCGACGTTTGCAGCGAGGAGATGGCGGACGCGGTGCTACGGGCGTTTCGAGCGCAAAAGGCTCGCGGACAGAGCGAGCTAAACGCAAAGCTACGCGACGAGGAGACTGAAAAATTTTGCATCTGCGAAAGCGCGGCGTGGGATGTTTTGCAAACGGCGATTACCCGCTACGACCTTTCGCAGCGCGGCGTGAATAAGACGCTAAAGCTTGCCCGCACTATCGCCGATCTAGCAGGTGCCGAGATCATCGCCAAGGCGCATATTTTGGAGGCTCTTAGCTTTCGCATAAGGAGCGAAATTTGA